From the genome of Culex pipiens pallens isolate TS unplaced genomic scaffold, TS_CPP_V2 Cpp_Un0115, whole genome shotgun sequence:
TCGTTGATACATGCAATGCCGTACATCCTTATACATCCATTTCATTGGTGGAGACCAGAAAAAAgcaatacaaaaattgttttttcgggACACCGTTTCCACCGACTAGTTCATGTTTGTGTATCACTAACCACCGTATTCCTATCCGCCCTTACGAAACCGCAGTACAACGGCTTCGAGCAGCTTTGTATCAACTTCACCAACGAAAAGCTGCAACAGTTCTTCAACCACCACATGTTCGTTCTGGAGCAGGAAGAATACCAGCGCGAGGGTATTGAGTGGACCTTCATCGATTTCGGCATGGATCTCCAGCAGTGTATTGAACTGATTGAGAAGGTAGAGCGCCCATTTGTTCGGGATTGTTCTCTGCCAGCAATCTTCAGCTCCTGCTCGTTGTGATTTCACTGACTTGTCCTCTAGCGGATATAGCCAACTTGTGTTGAATGTTGTGAACCCCCTTTGAAAATAACCAAACATCAACTATCGTGTCCATTCCTAATACATTGAACGAAATATAACCACAAGACGTTATATTGTAACTCACGATGAACTTTCCATTTCAGCTCCTCCAATGACTAATCCACCAAATTTCACTGCATCAAAACTTTTCTTTCGTTTTCGACACCACCTTCTCCCGTCTCTAAACTGTCAATCATCATATTTCCCGTCCGAACCCGGCTTGGTACAGTACAATGGTTTTAATCAGCTGTGTATCAATTTCACCAACGAGCGTCTGCAGCAATTTTTCAATCACTACATGTTCATCCTCGAGCAGGAAGAGTACGAACGCGAGGGCATCCAATGGACGTTCATAGACTTCGGTCTAGATCTGCAACCGACGATCGACCTGATCGAGAAGGTAGTAACGCGTTCAGACGGCGCTCGCTTCGATAAAACCTGCACGTCCGATACACGGACTGACTGCCTCCGTACGAAACGTAGACTAGTGATTGTGATGCTCAAAACCATTTTTGCTGTACCACAAAGGGACACAGGATTTGTTTTTTGATTGTGTTTCTAAGCTCGCTCTCAATGCCACTCTCTAAGGCTGTGCTGTAAAGAATTATGCTTCGCAAAACTAGCAAAGGTAAGATCTGTACCCCGTACAGAGTAACCACGAGAGAAGGAATTGTAATGCTAACCGCATttctttttgaagtatttttctcTTTAGCTTCGCATGCTTGAATCTGCGCCCAGACGCTCTATTTTTTGGCGTCCGTTCGGGCCGTGAAATCCGTGTTAACCGATGTTTTATTCTGTCTTCCCGCGTTTCTCTAGCCCATGGGTATCCTGTCCATTCTTGAGGAAGAGTCTATGTTCCCCAAGGCTACCGATCAGACCTTTGCTGAGAAGCTGATGAACAACCACTTGGGCAAGTCTGCTCCGTTCCAGAAGCCCAGGCCACCAAAGCCAGGTTGCCAGGCCGGCCACTTCGCCATCGGTCACTACGCCGGTACTGTGTCGTACAACATCACCGGATGGCTTGAGAAGAACAAGGATCCCCTGAACGACACTGTCGTCGATCAGTTCAAGAAGGGAAAGAACGCGTTGATCGTTGAGATCTTCGCTGATCACCCCGGACAGTCCGGTGGTGGCGACGCTGGCGGCAAGGGTGGACGTGGTAAGAAGGGTGCTGGTTTCGCCACTGTCTCCTCGTCCTACAAGGAGCAGCTGAACAACCTGATGACCACTCTGAAGTCTACTCAGCCTCACTTCGTCCGTTGTATCATTCCCAACGAGTTGAAGCAGACCGGTCTTATCGATGCTCACTTGGTTATGCACCAGCTGACCTGTAACGGTGTGCTTGAAGGTATCCGTATTTGCCGTAAGGGCTTCCCGAACAGGATGATGTACCCTGACTTCAAGCTGCGGTAAGTATTCACCAACAGTGAACCAACTGACTTATATGACTGAACACACTACAGGCGTTAGGGACTTGAAACAGAAAACTCTTTGAACAACTTATTCCAATGGTGTACTGAACTGACCACTAGAATTTGACTAATGTGACACTCTCCTTCGACTTATAGTTATCTTATCCTGGCCCCTGCTGCCATGATGGCTGAAAAGGAGGGCAAGAATGCTGCTCAGAAGTGTTTCGATGCTATCGGTCTGGATCCTGAGTCTTACCGTATTGGTCACACCAAGGCGAGAATCTACCATTTCTTCTATATATGTGTCCACCATCCCTCGTTCTTGTCCATCCACAAGCGATCAATACTTATCTGGACTTACAGCTGATCAGCTGGTGTGACACCCAACCCTTCCACCCATGTTCAAGTGTCTTGTCTACGTACCATCAACGTCACTCCTTGAATTTCCTATCAACAACTTGTGAATGTCCCCATCAGTTACTGTCAAGTCCGACAAAAGTCACAGCACGGAAACCTCCTCCAACAATACATTCACAACCAAATCAATGGCATGCAACGACCCCAGACCCTCAAACACAAACCAAACCAATTCGAAACAGAACAAATCTTTTTCCAGGACCAAGCTCAACTTGCAAGTTGAAGTGGACATTGTAATGCAAACcgtttcacaatattttttgtttctttcccTGTACCGTTTTTGTGAATGTCTCGTCACGTCCCACCTGATCGcaacaccacaaaaaaaaaccacaccAACCCAAAAACTATCAATCGCCAAATTCAGCTACAAAATCCTAAACCCCAAGGCTGCTGAAGCGGAGAAAGACCCCATGAAGGTCGCTCAAGTCATCCTGGAAGCTAGTGGTCTTGACACAGAATCATACCGGCTAGGAAACACCAAGGCATGAGTCCCTACCGATTATTTGATCTTTCCATACCATAAGTATATGTGATCTTGTGACGTCTGCGCACCCGAAAATGTGTTCCTCTACTTTACATTTCTCTGTTGACCCCTGTTTTTGGATGTTACACTCTGCTTGGTGAACCGAGGCAAAACGTCAATGATCATGACAAACCCCTTGGTTTTTCCCCCCGATTACTATACAACACCGCACGTAGTGATATACCCTCCCCCACACCCACATGCGAGTTCCAACCGAACCACTGAATTCGTATCCAGCAGATTTTTACTTAATTTCCCACAAACTAATCTCTCAATTGGTTATTCTATTCTCCTGCAACCCGCATATTCCAAATTGTTGTTACTGCTATGATTCACCCGATCACCTGCTTCAAAACCAAATTCACGATCAACACAGCTACAAAATCCTCTGCATAAAGGAAATTTATGAGATTAAGAGTGAGAAGAAATGCGCCGAGAAGATCATCGATTCGGTAGCTCTGAATGAGGATCTTTACCGACTGGGAAATACCAAGGCACGATCAACCAACCAATATCTAGTTTGAAATCATTAGTGGTAGAACTTCATCGTAGCATAGAaacgatttagtttttttttttttttgtatagcgTCTGCCAGAGATTCAGCGGATATTGAACAAATTCCGATGTGTTCGCAACGAACCGAACCCCGGAATAATACAACGGTCGAACAGGAAACTCATCTgcaggcttgccacaaatacagatttttttggcacataccaaacactcaatcgagtataactttaaagaataatattcttaccaaaaactgaacatgccaaaagatgctaacaatgtttatctttttggccaatttaacaaaaactgctcaaatttattttaactgtaaaaaaaaattcgtttgtGTTTCGGGcctgtgctgaaaaatctgtatttgtggcaagcctgcTCATCTGTACAGTTCAACGAGCTAACGTTCGAAACGGGGACTCAAGACTTACCCCTGGTACACGTACACGAACATCTAATATCTGTACATAACATCTGAAGATAGGTTCTCTAGGGAATATCTACACTAGGAAAACATACTAACTCATTGTATCATACCGCAAATATCATAAGTCCTGTATAACTTTTACTCTCCAACACAGATACAAAATTCTGTGCCCACAATTGATTAAAGAACCCTGTAGCCCAGAAAAGGCATGTCAGATTATAGTTGGACACCTTCAACTACCGGACGAGCAGTTCCGTATGGGCAAGACCAAGGTATAACTGGACGGTCTACCGAAACCCAACTCTGCGTGTACTTGTTGTGATTCTTTCCTCTActcttttctttaaaactaattttaaatttcttcgagatttttctgcgtgaaatcTAACACCGATGTTCCactagaaaaataataaaatttagtacacTAAACTCTAGTAAATTTCAGCACTTGCTCTAAATTCTCACTCAAAAATAACATACAaacaccaaccaaccaaccaaccaaccttcTCAATGTAAATATCTATGTGTCACATCCCACGAATCCATCCCAGATTTAGCATAGAAAAAACACATTCCTCGACCACAAATTACCAAAACATGTGCCATCCGCCCACTCCTGTGAAAACTTCCTGTACCACCTCCGGACCCATTCCGTTTCCAGTACATTCCACATTTATCTGTAAATATATACCCGTATGTGTTTGTCCTATCGCTTCCTCTCGCTCTCATTCTGTTTTTCCTCAACTCTTTCATTTTGTGTGTATGTCCTCTTGTAATAAACCATCGTCATGATCTTCGTACTGCAAGTACGACAAACGGGCTAACCAGTATTTTCCCTCTTTTCCGCCCCCAATTCGCCCCTTCTATCGTACTTTGcacttcccaaaaaaaaacaggtctTCTTCCGTGCCGGTGTCCTGGGTCAGATGGAGGAGTTCCGTGACGATCGCCTGTCCAAGATCATGACCTGGATGCAGTCCTGGATCCGTGGCTACCTGTCCCGCAAGTCTTTCAAGAAGATGCAGGAGCAGCGCGTCTCCCTGGAGATTGTCCAGCGTAACCTGCGCAAGTACATGAAGCTGCGTACCTGGGCCTGGTGGAAGCTGTGGCAGAAGGTTAAGCCTCTGCTTAACGTTTCCCGCGTTGAGGACCAGATCGCGGTAAGTATCCGACAACGACGACCACTACCAGcaacagcagtagcagcagaaGCAGTAAAAGCAGCAAACGACGACGCACGGTTCGGGAAGCTGAAAAGGTCAGCGTTGACGAACGTGGTGACACATCGGACCAAAATTTCATTTCCGTCCGACTATGTCGGCGACTTGAGGCCACCTCCCATATTTCATGGCAATTTTCACCTGGTGCTCAATAATTATTCTCGGCGCACCACGGCTCTTCAAACGCTGCTGGTGTGTGCCACTTTCAATGTACGGATCCGAATGCTAAAAATACATCGGCATCACCTTTGCCACATATTACGAAAACGCTTAGAACAGTCGGCGATGATGAGGAGGAAACTAATGGCCATAAAATTCATCCCACACCTCCGGATCGTTCCGGATACTTGTTCCCTCCTCTAACATCTCCAGCAAATCTGTGTGTGAGCAAGCATGATGGAAAACATACCGCaaactatttatttttcctCCCCCGAGCCGAGATCTCAAGATCTTGTGCGAAGCGAAAACCGCTCGCAGAGTTGGCTATTTTCGGACACTTTCGGATCAAAATTTCTCATCATGATAATTATAACACATGCCACCATCAGCGGAAAATTGTCTCAACCTGTCTGACCTCTTCCCCGTCAGTGGCCAGGCGGAGGTGGGTCGGCTCCACCCTCCGATCGAGGATTCCAGATCTCCATTTGTCGCTTCTTTTTCGCTTTAATGACCACTTGGGAgggaaatgaattaaaaatatatttttcgcgTAGGCGATGCGACCATTCGGACTGGAAGCCGAAGGTGTGCCGAAGTGGTCGGCTAGTCCTCGGGTGCACACCTTTCTGCTGGAAAGTGAATCCACTCAGCACACTCCAGTAACTCGCAGTACAGCGAACGGACCTCTACCTGAGCTTTACGTGGTCCAacgaatttaaaatatttttcctaatcAGTATTCTAACCGGGTGGTGCAATAAGTCGTTACACTTATAGTCTCCAGCATTTCCAGTAGTAGTTGAGTGTGCCACTATAGTACTTTAGTGATTCGGTAGCACACTTTAGAAGATATCTTAACAATAACTCATCCTATCGAACACTCGAAGCAAAATGGAGAACAAACCCGAACCCGATGTGGAAGTTACATTCAACTTCAATTTTGATCAAGCAAATAATGCCGAACCAAATGCGCCAAAAGTGTCTGCGACTGCTGCTGCTAGTGACTTtgatgaagaaaactgtgtagtCCGTGCATCCGAAACTGAATCCAACTCTTCATCTAAATTACAGAAACTGGAAGAGACCGCCAAGAAGGCTCAGGATGACTTGGAGAAGGAAACCAAGCTCCGCCAGGAACTGGAGGCTCTGAACAGCAAGCTGCTGGCTGAGAAGACCGCTCTGTTGGATTCTCTGTCCGGTGAGAAGGGTGCTCTCCAGGATTTCCAGGAGAAGACCGCCAAGCTCCAGGCCCAGAAGGCCGACGTTGAGAACCAGCTGCGCGACACCCAGGAGCGCCTGACTCAGGAGGAAGATGCCCGCAACCAGCTCTTCCAGCAGAAGAAGAAGTTGGAGCAGGAGATCTCTGGCCAGAAGAAGGATGCTGAGGATCTGGAACTGCAGATCCAGAAGATCGAGCAGGACAAGGCCTCCAAGGATCACCAGATCCGCAACTTGAACGATGAGATCGCCCACCAGGACGAGCTGATCAACAAGCTGAACAAGGAGAAGAAGATGTCTGGTGAGGTCAACCAGAAGACCGCTGAGGAGCTCCAGGCTGCCGAAGATAAGGTCAACCACCTGAACAAGGTTAAGGCCAAGCTGGAGCAGACTCTGGATGAGCTGGAGGACTCTCTGGAGCGCGAGAAGAAGCTGCGCGGTGATGTTGAGAAGGCTAAGCGCAAGGTTGAGGGTGACCTGAAGCTGACTCAGGAAGCCGTCGCTGATCTGGAGCGCAACAAGAAGGAGCTTGAGCAGACCATCATGCGCAAGGACAAGGAAATCTCTGCCTTGTCTGCTAAGCTGGAGGACGAACAGTCCCTGGTTGGCAAGCTGCAGAAGCAGATCAAGGAACTGCAGGGCCGCATTGAGGAGCTCGAGGAGGAAGTCGAGGCTGAGCGCCAGGCTCGTGCCAAGGCTGAGAAGCAGCGCGCCGATCTGGCCCGCGAACTCGAGGAACTGGGTGAGCGTCTGGAGGAAGCCGGTGGTGCCACCTCGGCCCAGATTGAGCTGAACAAGAAGCGTGAGGCTGAGCTCGCCAAGCTGCGTCGCGACTTGGAGGAGTCCAACATCCAGCATGAGGGAACTCTGGCTAACCTGCGCAAGAAGCACAACGATGCCGTCGCTGAGATGGCTGAGCAGGTCGACCAGCTGAACAAGCTGAAGACCAAGTAAGTATCGCCGAAAGGCCGAACATCAATTGTGATCTTTTCTTTCACAGGTGCTTCCAGTGGTTGGGTTTCAACTTCGGATGTGGCATCGAGTTCTTCGTTCGTTAAACCTTCTATCTTTTCTTCTTTCCCTCTCTACCTCACCCTGGTTCCTCCTTGTATATAACTAGGGCTGAACACGATCGCGCTAACATGTACAATGACCTGAACAACACTCGTACCGCTTGCGATCAGCTTGCCCGCGAGAAGGTAACGTATCCCCTTTCCTCCTCTCTTCTGATCTGCCTGGCAGATAGCAGAGTGTTGAGATGACTGAGCATGGTCTACCACCAACCACACTCCAATATTAGAAAACCACACCAACATGCATCCAACCAACCACCAACCAACGAGCCCAACCACCTCCAGATGTAGATGCAGCCGGCAATTGGCctttttgattcaattttattCTCCCCACACAACTCGAACAAAAATTGAACACTAACACATACCATATTCGTCCTTACTATTTCCTCAGAGCTGAAAAAGAGAGAGGCCAATACTTCGCTGAACTGAACGACTCCCGTCTCAGTTTAGATCATCTGGCTAATGAGAAGGTATTAGAAGCATTGCAGCTATCAATTCAATCcgagtttttgaaatgctacactaaattttcaattattgccTATAAAtagcaatttcattttttttaaatcaatatttatgCTGCTTTCTAAAACCAACGTTTATACCCAACGATGGCAATTAATTCTCTATCTCTACTGATTTTTTTAGTACCCAACTACTGAAAAATAGCTTGCGaagaaactttgttctaaaccGGCTGTAAGATATTTGCAAACTCTAAACCTGCCCTTTAtgatataattattttaaaaatagaaaaaaatatatgcaccATTACACATCCCCAGCACCAGTAACACAAACTCACCTGACTCACATCAAACCATCCTGCAAAGATTAAATTTCTTTAACCAATCACTTCAGTTATGAACATCATACTGTACATATTACgataaacgcaaaaaaaaatcacatgcaCAGCCTCAGCTTCTGTAAATGAGTGGCATAGATCTGTCCAGAGCAAACGATGGATTTAGTGCTAattatctttcttttttctCCCCACACCTCTTTCGAAAATTATGACGTCATCCGCTTGGGTGATCTAAAAATATACAGGCTTCCCAGGAGAAGATCGCCAAGCAGCTGCAGCACACTCTGAACGAAGTTCAGGGCAAGCTGGACGAAACCAACCGCACTCTGAACGACTTCGACACGTCCAAGAAGAAGCTGTCCATTGAGAACTCTGACCTGCTCCGCCAGTTGGAGGATGCCGAGTCTCAGGTTTCGCAGCTGAGCAAGATCAAGATCTCGCTCACTCAGCAGCTCGAGGATACCAAGCGTCTGGCCGATGAGGAGTCTCGCGAACGCGCTACTCTGCTCGGCAAGTTCCGCAACCTGGAGCACGACCTCGACAGCCTGCGTGAACAGGTTGAGGAGGAGGCTGAGGGCAAGGGAGACATCCAGCGCCAGCTCAGCAAGGCCAACGCCGAAGCCCAGCTGTGGCGTACCAAGTACGAGTCGGAGGGTGTTGCCCGCGCTGAGGAGCTCGAGGAAGCCAAGAGGAAGCTGCAGGCCCGCCTTGCCGAGGCTGAGGAGACCATTGAGTCGCTCAACCAGAAGTGCATTGCTCTGGAGAAGACCAAGCAGCGTCTGTCCACCGAAGTCGAGGATCTGCAGCTCGAGGTCGACCGTGCCACCTCGATCGCCAACTCTGCCGAGAAGAAGCAGAAGGCCTTCGACAAGATCATCGGAGAGTGGAAGCTCAAGGTCGACGATCTGGCTGCCGAGCTGGACGCTTCCCAGAAGGAATGCCGCAACTACTCGACCGAGCTGTTCCGTCTCAAGGGTGCCTACGAAGAGGGCCAGGAGCAGCTTGAGGCTGTCCGCCGTGAGAACAAGAACTTGGCCGATGAGGTCAAGGATCTGCTGGACCAGATCGGTGAGGGTGGCCGCAACATCCACGAGATTGAGAAGTCTCGCAAGCGCCTGGAGGCTGAGAAGGACGAGCTGCAGGCCGCCCTTGAGGAAGCCGAGGCTGCTCTGGAACAGGAGGAGAACAAGGTTCTGCGCGCTCAGCTTGAGCTGTCTCAGGTGCGCCAGGAAATTGACCGCCGCATCCAGGAGAAGGAAGAGGAATTCGAAAACACCCGCAAGAACCACCAGCGTGCCCTGGACTCCATGCAGGCCTCTCTTGAAGCCGAAGCCAAGGGTAAGGCTGAGGCCCTGCGCATGAAGAAGAAGCTGGAGGCTGACATCAACGAGCTTGAGATTGCTCTGGATCATGCCAACAAGGTGAGTTGACTCTGGAGGATGCATTGATAGCTGATGTACTAATCACaatgatttttcttcttttcgttTGTAGGCTAACGCTGAGGCCCAGAAGAACATCAAGCGCTACCAGCAGCAGATGAAGGATGTCCAGAG
Proteins encoded in this window:
- the LOC120424955 gene encoding myosin heavy chain, muscle isoform X1, encoding MPKPVVQVGDDPDPSEWLFISLEQKRIDQSKPYDAKKACWVPDEKEGFVLGEIKATKGELVTVGIPGGETKDFKKDLVGQVNPPKYEKCEDMSNLTYLNDASVLHNLRERYRAKLIYTYSGLFCVVINPYKRWPLYTMRVAKMYRGKRRNEVPPHLFAVSDGAYVNMLTNHENQSMLITGESGAGKTENTKKVIAYFATIGASSKKSADEEKKISLEDQVVQTNPVLEAYGNAKTVRNDNSSRFGKFIRIHFTGSGKLGGADIETYLLEKARVISQQTLERSYHIFYQIMSGSVKGLKEMCFLSNDIYDYYNVSQGKVTIPNVDDGEECQLTDEAFNILGFTQEEKDNIYKITAAVMHMGGMKFKQKGREEQAEADGTDEGDRVAKLLGCVTEDLYKNLLKPRIKVGTEFVTKGQNKDQVTNAVGALCKGIFDRLFKWLVKKCNETLDTKQKRAQFIGVLDIAGFEIFDYNGFEQLCINFTNEKLQQFFNHHMFVLEQEEYKKEGINWAFIDFGMDLLACIDLIEKPMGILSILEEESMFPKATDQTFAEKLMNNHLGKSAPFQKPRPPKPGCQAGHFAIGHYAGTVSYNITGWLEKNKDPLNDTVVDQFKKGKNALIVEIFADHPGQSGGGDAGGKGGRGKKGAGFATVSSSYKEQLNNLMTTLKSTQPHFVRCIIPNELKQTGLIDAHLVMHQLTCNGVLEGIRICRKGFPNRMMYPDFKLRYLILAPAAMMAEKEGKNAAQKCFDAIGLDPESYRIGHTKVFFRAGVLGQMEEFRDDRLSKIMTWMQSWIRGYLSRKSFKKMQEQRVSLEIVQRNLRKYMKLRTWAWWKLWQKVKPLLNVSRVEDQIAKLEETAKKAQDDLEKETKLRQELEALNSKLLAEKTALLDSLSGEKGALQDFQEKTAKLQAQKADVENQLRDTQERLTQEEDARNQLFQQKKKLEQEISGQKKDAEDLELQIQKIEQDKASKDHQIRNLNDEIAHQDELINKLNKEKKMSGEVNQKTAEELQAAEDKVNHLNKVKAKLEQTLDELEDSLEREKKLRGDVEKAKRKVEGDLKLTQEAVADLERNKKELEQTIMRKDKEISALSAKLEDEQSLVGKLQKQIKELQGRIEELEEEVEAERQARAKAEKQRADLARELEELGERLEEAGGATSAQIELNKKREAELAKLRRDLEESNIQHEGTLANLRKKHNDAVAEMAEQVDQLNKLKTKAEHDRANMYNDLNNTRTACDQLAREKASQEKIAKQLQHTLNEVQGKLDETNRTLNDFDTSKKKLSIENSDLLRQLEDAESQVSQLSKIKISLTQQLEDTKRLADEESRERATLLGKFRNLEHDLDSLREQVEEEAEGKGDIQRQLSKANAEAQLWRTKYESEGVARAEELEEAKRKLQARLAEAEETIESLNQKCIALEKTKQRLSTEVEDLQLEVDRATSIANSAEKKQKAFDKIIGEWKLKVDDLAAELDASQKECRNYSTELFRLKGAYEEGQEQLEAVRRENKNLADEVKDLLDQIGEGGRNIHEIEKSRKRLEAEKDELQAALEEAEAALEQEENKVLRAQLELSQVRQEIDRRIQEKEEEFENTRKNHQRALDSMQASLEAEAKGKAEALRMKKKLEADINELEIALDHANKANAEAQKNIKRYQQQMKDVQSALEEEQRARDDAREQLGISERRANALQNELEESRTLLEQADRGRRQAEQELGDAHEQLNDVSAQNASIAAAKRKLESELQTLHSDLDELLNEAKNSEEKAKKAMVDAARLADELRAEQDHAQSQEKMRKALEQQIKELQVRLDDAETNALKGGKKAIQKLEQRVRELEAELDSEQRRHTDAQKNLRKSERRIKELTFQSEEDRKNHERMQDLVDKLQQKIKTYKRQIEEAEEIAALNLAKFRKAQQELEEAEERADIAEQTATKFRTKGGRAGSVQRGASPAPQRQSAMPSLAALGLPTFDDHAF
- the LOC120424955 gene encoding myosin heavy chain, muscle isoform X3, which encodes MPKPVVQVGDDPDPSEWLFISLEQKRIDQSKPYDAKKACWVPDEKEGFVLGEIKATKGELVTVGIPGGETKDFKKDLVGQVNPPKYEKCEDMSNLTYLNDASVLHNLRERYRAKLIYTYSGLFCVVINPYKRWPLYTMRVAKMYRGKRRNEVPPHLFAVSDGAYVNMLTNHENQSMLITGESGAGKTENTKKVIAYFATIGASSKKSADEEKKISLEDQVVQTNPVLEAYGNAKTVRNDNSSRFGKFIRIHFTGSGKLGGADIETYLLEKARVISQQTLERSYHIFYQIMSGSVKGLKEMCFLSNDIYDYYNVSQGKVTIPNVDDGEECQLTDEAFNILGFTQEEKDNIYKITAAVMHMGGMKFKQKGREEQAEADGTDEGDRVAKLLGCVTEDLYKNLLKPRIKVGTEFVTKGQNKDQVTNAVGALCKGIFDRLFKWLVKKCNETLDTKQKRAQFIGVLDIAGFEIFDYNGFEQLCINFTNEKLQQFFNHHMFVLEQEEYKKEGINWAFIDFGMDLLACIDLIEKPMGILSILEEESMFPKATDQTFAEKLMNNHLGKSAPFQKPRPPKPGCQAGHFAIGHYAGTVSYNITGWLEKNKDPLNDTVVDQFKKGKNALIVEIFADHPGQSGGGDAGGKGGRGKKGAGFATVSSSYKEQLNNLMTTLKSTQPHFVRCIIPNELKQTGLIDAHLVMHQLTCNGVLEGIRICRKGFPNRMMYPDFKLRYLILAPAAMMAEKEGKNAAQKCFDAIGLDPESYRIGHTKVFFRAGVLGQMEEFRDDRLSKIMTWMQSWIRGYLSRKSFKKMQEQRVSLEIVQRNLRKYMKLRTWAWWKLWQKVKPLLNVSRVEDQIAKLEETAKKAQDDLEKETKLRQELEALNSKLLAEKTALLDSLSGEKGALQDFQEKTAKLQAQKADVENQLRDTQERLTQEEDARNQLFQQKKKLEQEISGQKKDAEDLELQIQKIEQDKASKDHQIRNLNDEIAHQDELINKLNKEKKMSGEVNQKTAEELQAAEDKVNHLNKVKAKLEQTLDELEDSLEREKKLRGDVEKAKRKVEGDLKLTQEAVADLERNKKELEQTIMRKDKEISALSAKLEDEQSLVGKLQKQIKELQGRIEELEEEVEAERQARAKAEKQRADLARELEELGERLEEAGGATSAQIELNKKREAELAKLRRDLEESNIQHEGTLANLRKKHNDAVAEMAEQVDQLNKLKTKAEKERGQYFAELNDSRLSLDHLANEKASQEKIAKQLQHTLNEVQGKLDETNRTLNDFDTSKKKLSIENSDLLRQLEDAESQVSQLSKIKISLTQQLEDTKRLADEESRERATLLGKFRNLEHDLDSLREQVEEEAEGKGDIQRQLSKANAEAQLWRTKYESEGVARAEELEEAKRKLQARLAEAEETIESLNQKCIALEKTKQRLSTEVEDLQLEVDRATSIANSAEKKQKAFDKIIGEWKLKVDDLAAELDASQKECRNYSTELFRLKGAYEEGQEQLEAVRRENKNLADEVKDLLDQIGEGGRNIHEIEKSRKRLEAEKDELQAALEEAEAALEQEENKVLRAQLELSQVRQEIDRRIQEKEEEFENTRKNHQRALDSMQASLEAEAKGKAEALRMKKKLEADINELEIALDHANKANAEAQKNIKRYQQQMKDVQSALEEEQRARDDAREQLGISERRANALQNELEESRTLLEQADRGRRQAEQELGDAHEQLNDVSAQNASIAAAKRKLESELQTLHSDLDELLNEAKNSEEKAKKAMVDAARLADELRAEQDHAQSQEKMRKALEQQIKELQVRLDDAETNALKGGKKAIQKLEQRVRELEAELDSEQRRHTDAQKNLRKSERRIKELTFQSEEDRKNHERMQDLVDKLQQKIKTYKRQIEEAEEIAALNLAKFRKAQQELEEAEERADIAEQTATKFRTKGGRAGSVQRGASPAPQRQSAMPSLAALGLPTFDDHAF